The Pseudomonas sp. G2-4 genome window below encodes:
- a CDS encoding ABC transporter substrate-binding protein — MFDKNNKLRHSVSLAAVLALSGLSAVAWADAYEDAAKKWIGSEFKPSTLTADQQLEELKWFIKASQPFRGMKINVVSETIATHEYESKVLAKAFSEITGIQLTHDLLQEGDVVEKLQTQMQSDKNIYDGWVNDSDLIGTHFRYGKTESITDLMANEGKDFTSPTLDLKDFIGTSFTTAPDGKLYQLPDQQFANLYWFRADWFERADLKAKFKEKYGYELGVPVNWSAYEDIAKFFSEDVKEIDGKRVYGHMDYGKKDPSLGWRFTDAWFSMAGGGDKGLPNGLPVDEWGIRVEDCHPVGSSVTRGGDTNGPAAVFATTKYVEWMKKYAPPEAAGMTFSESGPVPSQGNIAQQIFWYTAFTADMTKPGLPVMNADGTPKWRMAPSPRGPYWEEGMKLGYQDVGSWTFLKSTPEKQRLAAWLYAQFVTSKTVSLKKTIVGLTPIRESDINSQALTDLAPKLGGLVEFYRSPARVQWTPTGTNVPDYPRLAQLWWSHIAEAASGEKTPQQALDGLAKDQDAIMTRLERSKAQATCAPKMNPERDAQYWFDQPGAPKPKLANEKPKGETVNYNELLKSWEAARK; from the coding sequence ATGTTCGATAAAAACAATAAGCTGCGACATAGCGTTTCATTGGCAGCCGTGCTGGCGCTCAGCGGATTGAGTGCTGTGGCCTGGGCCGACGCCTATGAAGACGCCGCTAAAAAATGGATCGGCAGTGAATTCAAGCCGTCAACCCTGACAGCCGATCAGCAGCTCGAAGAACTCAAGTGGTTCATCAAGGCGTCCCAGCCGTTTCGCGGCATGAAAATCAACGTGGTGTCGGAAACCATCGCCACCCACGAGTATGAATCCAAGGTGCTGGCCAAGGCCTTCAGCGAAATCACCGGGATCCAGCTGACCCACGACCTGCTGCAGGAAGGCGACGTGGTGGAGAAGCTGCAGACCCAGATGCAGTCGGACAAGAATATCTATGATGGCTGGGTCAACGACTCGGACCTGATCGGTACGCACTTCCGCTACGGCAAGACTGAATCGATCACTGACCTGATGGCCAACGAAGGTAAGGATTTCACTTCGCCGACCCTGGATCTCAAGGACTTCATCGGTACCTCGTTCACGACCGCGCCGGACGGCAAGCTCTATCAACTGCCCGACCAGCAATTCGCCAACCTGTACTGGTTCCGCGCCGACTGGTTCGAGCGTGCGGACCTGAAGGCCAAGTTCAAGGAAAAATACGGCTACGAGCTGGGTGTCCCGGTGAACTGGTCGGCCTATGAAGACATCGCCAAGTTCTTCTCCGAAGACGTCAAGGAGATCGACGGCAAACGCGTCTACGGGCACATGGACTACGGCAAGAAAGACCCGTCCCTGGGCTGGCGCTTCACCGATGCCTGGTTCTCCATGGCCGGTGGCGGCGACAAGGGGCTGCCCAACGGCTTACCGGTGGACGAGTGGGGTATTCGCGTCGAAGACTGCCATCCGGTCGGTTCCAGCGTGACCCGTGGCGGCGACACCAACGGCCCGGCGGCCGTGTTCGCGACCACCAAATATGTGGAGTGGATGAAGAAGTACGCACCACCGGAAGCGGCGGGCATGACCTTCTCCGAGTCGGGTCCGGTGCCGTCCCAGGGCAACATCGCCCAGCAGATTTTCTGGTACACCGCCTTCACCGCCGACATGACCAAACCAGGGCTGCCGGTGATGAACGCCGACGGCACGCCAAAATGGCGCATGGCGCCGTCGCCGCGCGGTCCGTACTGGGAAGAGGGCATGAAGCTGGGTTATCAGGACGTGGGTTCCTGGACCTTCCTCAAGTCCACGCCTGAGAAACAAAGACTGGCGGCCTGGCTCTACGCGCAGTTCGTGACGTCGAAAACCGTGTCGCTGAAGAAAACCATCGTCGGCCTGACGCCGATTCGTGAGTCGGACATCAACTCTCAGGCGTTGACCGACCTGGCGCCGAAACTCGGTGGCCTGGTGGAGTTCTACCGCAGCCCGGCCCGCGTGCAGTGGACCCCGACCGGGACCAACGTGCCGGACTACCCACGTCTTGCGCAACTGTGGTGGAGCCACATCGCCGAAGCTGCCAGCGGCGAGAAGACTCCGCAACAGGCCCTCGACGGTTTGGCGAAGGATCAGGACGCGATCATGACCCGTCTGGAACGCTCCAAGGCCCAGGCCACTTGCGCACCGAAAATGAACCCCGAGCGCGACGCGCAATACTGGTTCGACCAACCGGGCGCACCGAAGCCGAAACTGGCAAACGAGAAGCCTAAGGGCGAAACGGTGAACTACAACGAGCTGCTGAAATCGTGGGAGGCGGCCCGCAAATAA
- a CDS encoding oligosaccharide flippase family protein, whose protein sequence is MNRARYLRLLVLSMGTSLAMIGLRLLRNVLLARILGPSERGLLALLSTLPDLISATTSGGLNSAVGYQAAQHRSMSLLLSHVLVFGCLLAGLLTLLVVALVREFGAELDITTQLGLLAWLLLLAVPLAVLKSGLLTLHNASGGVGAFNALRLTESLVPLLLFVALFWMWKDKALEAALISWLAGLSLVVLAGWMWLRRDHVVTLRWDRTGQNELLRYGVRSHPDLLFQQLMMRSDYLFIGALLGSTALGHYAMASAAAELLHIVPEAVTTPLMKRLLQQDSDMKRLTPLALRLTATAMLGACLGMVLIGEWLIVTMFGIAYQPAYPALLALLPGVFGLCYASILRLDLLGKNRPGSVSLLMGVGALLNLALNLILIPRYGIVGAAAASSIAYLGVTLAMLALYCRLSGVAVWQTLIILPSDLLPMRQMLLGKSA, encoded by the coding sequence ATGAACCGCGCACGCTACCTCAGGCTCTTGGTGCTGAGCATGGGCACGAGCCTGGCGATGATTGGCCTGCGCCTGTTGCGCAACGTGTTGCTGGCACGGATCCTGGGGCCCAGCGAACGCGGGCTGTTGGCACTGCTCAGCACCCTGCCGGACCTGATCAGCGCCACCACCAGTGGGGGCTTGAATTCCGCCGTGGGTTATCAGGCGGCGCAGCACCGCTCGATGAGCCTGTTGCTCAGCCACGTGCTGGTCTTTGGTTGCCTGCTAGCGGGGTTGCTGACGCTGCTAGTGGTGGCGCTGGTGCGTGAGTTCGGCGCCGAACTGGACATCACCACCCAACTGGGACTGCTGGCCTGGCTGCTGTTGCTGGCCGTGCCACTGGCGGTGCTCAAGAGTGGCCTGCTGACGTTGCACAACGCCTCCGGCGGCGTCGGCGCGTTCAACGCCTTGCGGCTGACGGAGTCCCTGGTCCCGCTGTTGCTGTTCGTGGCGCTGTTCTGGATGTGGAAAGACAAAGCGCTGGAAGCGGCACTGATCAGCTGGCTGGCGGGCCTGAGCCTGGTGGTACTGGCGGGTTGGATGTGGTTGCGTCGCGACCATGTTGTCACCCTGCGCTGGGATCGCACCGGCCAGAACGAACTGTTGCGTTACGGTGTCCGCAGTCATCCGGACCTGTTGTTCCAGCAACTGATGATGCGCTCGGATTACCTTTTCATCGGCGCACTGCTGGGCAGCACGGCGCTGGGGCATTACGCCATGGCCAGCGCGGCGGCCGAACTGCTGCATATCGTGCCGGAAGCGGTCACCACGCCACTGATGAAACGCCTGCTGCAGCAAGACTCAGACATGAAGCGCCTGACCCCGCTGGCCTTGCGCCTGACCGCCACGGCCATGCTGGGCGCCTGTCTGGGCATGGTACTGATCGGCGAATGGCTGATCGTTACCATGTTCGGCATCGCCTATCAACCGGCGTACCCGGCCCTGCTGGCGCTGCTGCCAGGGGTGTTCGGGTTGTGCTACGCGAGCATCCTGCGCCTGGATCTACTGGGCAAGAACCGTCCCGGTAGCGTTTCGTTGCTGATGGGCGTGGGTGCGCTATTGAACCTGGCGCTGAACCTGATTCTGATTCCGCGCTACGGGATCGTCGGCGCTGCCGCCGCTTCGTCAATCGCCTATCTGGGCGTGACCCTGGCGATGCTCGCATTGTATTGCCGCCTCAGCGGCGTGGCGGTGTGGCAGACGCTGATTATCCTGCCCAGCGATTTGCTGCCGATGCGTCAGATGCTGTTGGGGAAATCCGCGTGA
- a CDS encoding GNAT family N-acetyltransferase: protein MTIRFQWCRSLGAADFPVSAYEQLLTQVADATPFNNLAWLQAAEFALLPEQQLHMLLGWQDQTLCLCLPLISGFQRIGGLRFRVLHHLGFPMTDRIALLALLDAEGMGQALMQIRQHLPHALLQLNEVIEPVGEQSVLSAWMALSSTGERRLSCRVPVHLISDSDRQEISGDPRYKLRRARKRIAACGAEIRRVTPDAISMGQLLRALAEVEAVSWKGEEGVGIFADPRRRQWMNHAFTALAAQGQVRVVMLELNGECISYRLGLLDQGRLYDYNLAFLPQHADLGSGRVLLEEWIRWGLDENWRWIDASRVSLENSSHQLHERMTGQLEHWRWSFYSWQPDGLLLGFALRLWKSLKPWLGKRRAKPTATTPSSPTQPSENTHASPSDRQR, encoded by the coding sequence ATGACGATCCGGTTCCAATGGTGTCGCTCCCTGGGCGCGGCGGACTTTCCTGTATCAGCTTATGAACAGCTGCTGACCCAGGTGGCCGACGCAACGCCGTTCAACAACCTGGCCTGGCTACAAGCGGCGGAATTCGCGCTGTTGCCCGAGCAGCAATTGCATATGCTGCTGGGCTGGCAGGACCAGACCTTGTGCCTTTGCCTGCCCCTGATATCAGGATTTCAACGTATCGGCGGGCTGCGGTTCCGGGTGTTGCATCACTTGGGTTTTCCAATGACAGACCGCATCGCCTTGCTGGCGCTTCTGGACGCCGAAGGCATGGGCCAGGCATTGATGCAGATCCGTCAGCATCTGCCTCACGCGTTGCTGCAATTGAATGAAGTGATCGAGCCGGTCGGTGAGCAAAGCGTCCTCAGCGCCTGGATGGCGCTGAGTTCCACCGGGGAGCGGCGCCTCAGTTGCCGGGTTCCGGTGCACTTGATCAGCGACAGTGACCGTCAAGAGATATCCGGCGATCCACGCTACAAATTGCGCCGGGCGCGCAAGCGGATTGCTGCCTGCGGAGCGGAGATCCGCCGGGTGACGCCAGACGCCATTAGCATGGGCCAGTTGTTGCGGGCCCTCGCTGAAGTCGAGGCCGTCAGTTGGAAAGGCGAGGAAGGCGTCGGCATCTTCGCCGACCCGAGGCGCCGGCAGTGGATGAACCACGCCTTTACCGCCCTCGCCGCCCAAGGCCAGGTGCGGGTGGTGATGCTGGAGCTCAACGGCGAATGCATCAGCTATCGCCTTGGCCTGCTGGACCAGGGGCGGCTGTATGACTACAACCTGGCCTTCCTGCCGCAGCACGCAGACCTGGGCAGCGGCCGGGTATTGCTTGAGGAGTGGATTCGCTGGGGGCTGGACGAGAACTGGCGCTGGATCGATGCGTCGCGGGTCAGCCTGGAGAACTCCAGCCATCAACTGCATGAACGCATGACCGGACAACTGGAGCACTGGCGCTGGAGCTTCTATTCCTGGCAGCCCGATGGCTTGCTCCTGGGCTTCGCCCTGCGGCTATGGAAAAGCTTGAAGCCGTGGCTTGGCAAGCGCCGGGCCAAACCGACCGCGACGACACCATCTTCTCCCACCCAGCCTTCGGAGAACACGCATGCCTCGCCAAGTGATCGTCAACGCTGA
- a CDS encoding DUF2160 domain-containing protein has protein sequence MEWMNWTAPTAAFFGVIGLLLAGMTTWELRSPSIPRRGFLPIATTRGDRLFIGLLGSAYLHLLVIGVTDWSIWIAFALSLVWLLAVMRWG, from the coding sequence ATGGAATGGATGAACTGGACCGCCCCCACGGCGGCTTTCTTTGGGGTCATCGGCTTGCTGCTGGCAGGCATGACCACGTGGGAATTGCGTTCGCCGAGTATCCCTCGGCGTGGTTTCCTGCCGATTGCCACCACCCGTGGCGATCGGTTGTTTATCGGTCTTCTCGGTAGCGCCTACCTGCATCTGCTGGTAATTGGCGTTACCGACTGGAGCATCTGGATAGCGTTCGCGTTGTCTTTGGTGTGGCTGTTGGCAGTGATGCGGTGGGGCTAG
- a CDS encoding glycosyltransferase, whose product MSRVSIVIPMYNEALHIGRTLLAAWEAARQAQLDCELIVVDNGSDDHGPRIANELGARVLIVPGVHIGALRNRGAAVASGDWLAFIDADMEMPADWLKLLVEMAGCQGDVLGLDLDTPGQAPWFARAWQRRSRRPGSRPLHRVQWLPSANLLMRRTWFDQVGGFDETLRTGEDKDFSLRLREAGAQLLLVNESVALHWGYERSWREWMSKELWRQGSHWQLLRSHGPSLRLLRFPALSIGAWGVDLLALVALLQGQARLGLMLLFIATLPALILSLRQSQRDPHLALQLWILHGVRLHLTGAALLLNLCQWNVRRPARG is encoded by the coding sequence ATGAGCCGCGTCAGTATCGTGATCCCGATGTACAACGAGGCCCTGCACATCGGCCGCACCCTCTTGGCGGCGTGGGAAGCCGCGCGCCAGGCGCAACTGGACTGCGAGCTGATCGTGGTGGACAACGGCTCCGATGACCATGGCCCGCGTATCGCCAATGAGCTCGGCGCGCGGGTGCTGATCGTGCCCGGCGTGCACATCGGTGCCCTGCGCAACCGTGGCGCGGCGGTCGCCAGCGGTGATTGGCTGGCGTTCATCGACGCCGACATGGAGATGCCGGCCGACTGGCTCAAGCTGTTGGTCGAAATGGCAGGCTGCCAGGGCGACGTACTGGGGCTTGATTTGGACACGCCCGGGCAAGCGCCATGGTTCGCACGAGCCTGGCAGCGCCGCAGCCGGCGGCCGGGGTCGCGTCCCCTGCATCGGGTGCAGTGGCTGCCCAGCGCCAACCTACTGATGCGCCGCACCTGGTTCGATCAGGTTGGCGGCTTCGACGAAACCCTGCGCACCGGCGAAGACAAGGATTTTTCCCTGCGCTTGCGCGAGGCCGGTGCACAGCTGTTGTTGGTCAACGAAAGCGTGGCCCTGCACTGGGGCTACGAACGCAGTTGGCGCGAATGGATGAGCAAGGAATTGTGGCGCCAGGGCAGTCATTGGCAGTTGCTGCGCAGCCATGGACCGAGCCTGCGCCTGTTGCGCTTTCCCGCGCTGTCCATCGGCGCCTGGGGGGTGGATCTCCTGGCACTGGTCGCGCTGCTCCAGGGCCAGGCGCGCCTGGGACTGATGCTGCTGTTCATCGCCACGTTGCCGGCCTTGATCCTCAGCCTGCGCCAGAGCCAACGCGACCCGCACCTGGCCTTGCAATTGTGGATCCTGCATGGGGTGCGCCTGCACCTGACCGGCGCCGCGTTGCTACTCAATCTATGTCAATGGAACGTCAGGAGACCCGCCCGTGGCTGA
- a CDS encoding polysaccharide deacetylase family protein — protein MSIKHVFKRTGGWLYLNTSLGRHPLRGAGVILMLHRVLNNDRAAELPHRNELCVGPDAFEHLLIWLLRHFECVPLMSLLLADPESVPNRPRVALTFDDGWRDNAMNAFPLLRQYQVPASIFLSTDFVGSRQHFWWESIGETLWGSHGQVARHALIEHLHHIGRPLPVLLDDIDDERRSVALLHFLQSLKSLDPHTLSDLTDACPQGSQPQALDWTQVRMLEDSGLVRFGPHGASHAILTGLDDQRLHEELTRSWTALENGCAQPLPVYCYPNGDQDARVREQVAAHGFPFALGTEAGLYRHDGDPLNLPRFGVSQRNACHPELLAWRIRRGARS, from the coding sequence ATGTCGATCAAACACGTTTTCAAGCGCACCGGCGGCTGGCTGTACCTGAACACGTCCCTGGGCCGCCACCCGTTGCGTGGCGCTGGCGTCATCCTGATGTTGCACCGGGTGCTGAACAACGACCGCGCCGCCGAACTGCCCCATCGCAACGAGCTGTGCGTGGGTCCGGATGCGTTCGAACACCTGTTGATCTGGCTGCTACGGCATTTTGAATGCGTGCCGTTGATGAGCTTGTTGCTGGCCGACCCCGAAAGCGTTCCGAACCGTCCACGGGTGGCGTTGACGTTCGACGACGGCTGGCGCGACAACGCAATGAATGCCTTCCCGCTGCTGCGCCAGTACCAGGTGCCGGCGAGCATTTTCCTCTCCACTGATTTCGTCGGCAGCCGCCAGCACTTCTGGTGGGAAAGCATCGGCGAGACCCTGTGGGGCAGCCATGGGCAGGTGGCGCGGCATGCCTTGATCGAACACCTGCACCACATCGGCCGGCCGCTGCCGGTGTTGCTCGATGACATCGATGACGAGCGCCGCAGCGTGGCGCTGCTGCATTTTCTGCAAAGCCTCAAGAGCCTCGATCCACATACCTTGAGCGACCTTACCGACGCCTGCCCGCAAGGTTCCCAACCCCAGGCGCTGGACTGGACCCAAGTGCGCATGCTCGAAGATTCCGGGCTGGTGCGCTTCGGCCCCCACGGCGCCAGCCATGCGATCCTGACCGGGCTGGATGACCAGCGCCTGCATGAAGAATTGACCCGCAGTTGGACCGCCCTGGAAAACGGCTGCGCCCAACCCCTGCCGGTGTATTGCTACCCCAACGGCGACCAGGATGCCCGTGTGCGCGAACAGGTGGCAGCCCACGGTTTTCCGTTCGCGCTGGGCACCGAGGCCGGACTGTATCGCCATGACGGCGACCCTCTGAACCTGCCACGTTTCGGCGTCAGCCAGCGCAACGCCTGCCACCCTGAATTACTGGCCTGGCGCATTCGCCGAGGAGCCCGTTCATGA
- a CDS encoding ChbG/HpnK family deacetylase — protein MPRQVIVNADDFGLSLSENELILRAFEAGVISSATAMANMPAFDQACELARHPLLEGRIGLHFNLTYGSPLSQSITSRAAFCDINGEFDLNLSRYCLRLSAKDQAAVKEELQAQWQHCLDRGLRPSHLDSHQHVHNIWPIGALVARFAARHGVPVRLARNLGPNLNTPKRIFKTLLNRRLRRLCGATADYVCTPADLHHAAPPDHGSLEVIVHPLQMDGDFGDASLMPGNSLSHVLHRRLAGVPKVGYGENGRRFELVELGDVQ, from the coding sequence ATGCCTCGCCAAGTGATCGTCAACGCTGACGACTTCGGGCTTAGCCTCAGTGAAAACGAACTGATCCTGCGGGCCTTCGAAGCAGGCGTGATCAGCTCCGCCACGGCCATGGCGAACATGCCGGCGTTTGATCAGGCGTGCGAGCTGGCCCGGCACCCGTTGCTCGAAGGACGTATAGGCCTGCACTTCAACCTCACTTATGGATCGCCGCTGAGCCAATCGATCACCTCACGGGCGGCCTTCTGCGATATCAACGGCGAATTCGACCTCAACCTGTCGCGCTACTGCCTGCGCCTGAGCGCTAAAGATCAGGCGGCGGTGAAAGAAGAACTCCAGGCACAGTGGCAACACTGCCTGGACCGTGGCCTACGTCCCAGCCATCTGGATTCGCACCAACACGTGCATAACATCTGGCCCATCGGCGCATTGGTGGCACGCTTCGCCGCCCGGCACGGTGTGCCCGTGCGACTGGCGCGCAACCTTGGACCGAACCTGAACACGCCCAAAAGGATTTTCAAGACCTTGCTCAACCGGCGCCTGCGCCGACTCTGCGGTGCAACGGCCGACTACGTCTGCACACCGGCCGACCTGCACCACGCTGCACCACCGGACCACGGTTCGCTTGAAGTCATCGTCCATCCGCTGCAAATGGACGGGGATTTTGGCGATGCCAGCCTGATGCCCGGCAACTCGCTGAGCCACGTGCTGCACAGGCGTCTGGCGGGGGTGCCGAAGGTCGGGTATGGCGAGAATGGACGGAGGTTTGAGCTGGTTGAACTGGGGGATGTGCAGTGA
- a CDS encoding glycosyltransferase family 2 protein, with protein sequence MAEFIYWSCLLLPVYAYLGYPLMLSLMAPLFPVRRYGTALPMDVSIVIAAHNEARHIEEKLRTLLAQDYPARSLQIILASDGSTDDTVACAHKVVDPRITVLDLPRQGKAAALNTGVGHSRGDILVFTDADNQWAQDTLGHLLAPLGDPEVGACAGHMEIPVPGKGLSLGDSLYRHYEGWLRRVESRTGCMVSADGALLALRRALFQPIPAQVNDDFFLSTCAPAMGKSIVYAPRARVTDQGVDEANKQFRRRQRVTVGGLQSLAQRRELLNPLRHGLYAIGLISHKLIRRLAPVLLLPLLLSNAWLWNDHPFYRLSLLAQLLGYAMALIGLMDAGHRLPRPFRLAAFVLVTLAGMSIGLWQFLRGQRYSQWNPEQNR encoded by the coding sequence GTGGCTGAATTCATTTATTGGTCTTGTCTGTTGCTGCCCGTCTACGCCTACCTCGGCTACCCGCTGATGCTGAGCCTGATGGCTCCGCTGTTCCCTGTCCGGCGCTACGGCACGGCCTTGCCGATGGACGTCAGCATTGTCATTGCCGCCCACAACGAGGCGCGTCACATCGAAGAGAAACTGCGCACGTTGCTGGCCCAGGATTACCCGGCCCGCTCGTTGCAAATCATCCTTGCCAGCGATGGCTCCACCGACGACACGGTGGCCTGTGCGCACAAAGTGGTCGACCCGCGCATCACCGTGCTCGACCTGCCACGCCAGGGCAAGGCCGCCGCGCTCAATACCGGCGTGGGCCACAGCAGGGGCGACATCCTGGTGTTCACCGACGCCGACAATCAATGGGCCCAGGACACTCTCGGCCATTTATTGGCGCCGCTGGGCGATCCGGAAGTCGGCGCCTGTGCCGGCCATATGGAAATCCCCGTGCCGGGCAAGGGCCTGAGCCTGGGCGACAGCCTGTACCGGCATTACGAAGGCTGGCTGCGCCGGGTGGAAAGCCGCACCGGCTGCATGGTCTCGGCCGACGGCGCCCTGCTGGCCCTGCGCCGGGCGCTGTTCCAACCGATACCGGCGCAAGTCAACGATGACTTTTTCCTCAGTACCTGCGCGCCGGCGATGGGCAAGTCCATCGTCTACGCGCCACGGGCCCGGGTGACCGATCAAGGCGTGGACGAAGCCAACAAGCAGTTTCGCCGTCGCCAGCGGGTCACCGTCGGCGGTTTGCAGAGCCTGGCCCAGCGCCGGGAGTTGCTCAACCCGCTGCGCCATGGGCTCTACGCCATCGGGCTGATCAGCCACAAGTTGATCCGCCGCCTGGCGCCGGTGTTGCTCTTGCCGCTGTTGCTGAGCAATGCCTGGCTGTGGAACGACCATCCGTTCTATCGCCTGAGCCTGCTGGCGCAATTGCTCGGCTATGCCATGGCGCTGATCGGCTTGATGGACGCGGGCCATCGCTTGCCCCGCCCCTTTCGCCTGGCCGCGTTCGTGCTGGTCACGCTGGCGGGCATGAGCATCGGCCTGTGGCAATTCCTGCGCGGCCAGCGCTACAGCCAATGGAACCCCGAGCAGAATCGCTAA
- a CDS encoding carbohydrate ABC transporter permease — MSKRKLIPLLIYILFLLVPIYWLLNMSFKSNTEILGSLTLWPHDFTFQNYKVIFTDPSWYTGYLNSLYYVSLNTVISLGVALPAAYAFSRYRFLGDKHLFFWLLTNRMAPPAVFLLPFFQLYSSIGLFDTHIAVALAHCLFNVPLAVWILEGFMSGVPKEIDETAYIDGYSFPKFFAKIFIPLIGSGIGVTAFFCFMFSWVELLLARTLTSVNAKPIAAVMTRTVSASGIDWGVLAAAGVLTILPGMLVIWFVRNHVAKGFALGRV, encoded by the coding sequence ATGAGCAAGAGAAAACTGATTCCGCTGCTGATCTACATCCTGTTCCTGCTGGTGCCCATCTACTGGCTGCTGAACATGTCGTTCAAGAGCAATACCGAGATCCTCGGTAGCCTGACCCTGTGGCCCCACGATTTCACCTTCCAGAACTACAAGGTGATCTTCACCGACCCGAGCTGGTACACCGGTTACCTGAACTCGCTGTACTACGTGAGCCTGAACACGGTGATTTCCTTGGGCGTGGCGCTGCCGGCGGCTTATGCGTTTTCCCGCTATCGGTTCCTGGGGGACAAGCACCTGTTCTTCTGGTTGCTCACCAACCGCATGGCGCCACCGGCGGTGTTCCTGCTGCCGTTCTTCCAGCTGTATTCGTCCATCGGGCTGTTCGACACCCATATTGCCGTGGCGTTGGCCCATTGCCTGTTCAACGTGCCACTGGCGGTGTGGATCCTCGAAGGCTTCATGTCCGGGGTGCCGAAAGAAATTGACGAGACTGCCTACATTGACGGCTACAGTTTCCCCAAGTTCTTCGCCAAGATCTTCATTCCGTTGATCGGTTCCGGCATCGGTGTCACGGCGTTCTTCTGCTTCATGTTTTCCTGGGTCGAACTGCTGCTGGCACGCACGCTGACCTCGGTGAATGCCAAGCCGATCGCGGCGGTCATGACCCGCACCGTGTCGGCATCCGGTATCGATTGGGGTGTCCTGGCGGCGGCGGGAGTGTTGACCATCCTGCCGGGTATGCTGGTGATCTGGTTCGTTCGCAACCACGTGGCCAAGGGCTTTGCCCTGGGCCGGGTCTGA
- a CDS encoding N-acetyltransferase — MNALQTLRDRIQKKGLRAVLIQLCRRYVFSHTRLVWLEHDIRTPLPPHNLKPYPPMRLEFITVSNADAFARHFGDRVDTMRELAAEGYTGLMYLDDQGDTVGFAWASTRDYFDRHFYRCNFPIKPGEYFQFGGEAIRQYWGTSISADMQLEVWKVMADQGCNTMVDVCDLQNIQAIKMHIRMGFQERGQITHLYRLLGHWRFLRNTSYTGTALDAFRKPAQPAASTSAA, encoded by the coding sequence ATGAACGCTCTGCAAACATTGCGTGATCGCATTCAGAAAAAAGGTCTGCGCGCCGTTCTAATACAGCTATGCAGACGCTACGTATTTTCCCACACCCGACTGGTGTGGCTGGAGCATGACATACGGACCCCGCTCCCCCCACATAACCTCAAGCCCTACCCACCGATGCGCCTGGAGTTCATCACGGTCAGCAATGCCGATGCTTTTGCCCGGCACTTCGGCGACCGCGTCGACACCATGCGCGAGCTGGCGGCCGAAGGCTACACAGGCTTGATGTACCTGGATGATCAGGGCGACACCGTGGGCTTCGCCTGGGCCAGTACACGGGACTATTTCGACCGCCATTTCTACCGCTGCAACTTTCCGATCAAGCCTGGCGAGTACTTTCAGTTCGGTGGCGAGGCGATTCGTCAATACTGGGGTACCAGTATCTCGGCGGACATGCAGTTGGAGGTGTGGAAAGTCATGGCGGACCAGGGTTGCAACACAATGGTCGATGTCTGCGATTTGCAAAACATCCAAGCGATCAAGATGCATATCCGCATGGGCTTCCAGGAGCGCGGCCAGATCACCCACCTATACCGTTTGCTCGGTCATTGGCGGTTCCTGCGCAATACGTCTTACACCGGCACGGCACTGGACGCCTTTCGTAAACCGGCCCAGCCGGCTGCCTCGACTTCGGCGGCCTGA